From a single Labrus bergylta chromosome 14, fLabBer1.1, whole genome shotgun sequence genomic region:
- the cdc23 gene encoding cell division cycle protein 23 homolog — protein sequence MKMAALCAEFGDLAQIKKQLISVISLCKERGLLHSAKWASELAFSLDPLPKDKLPASPPFTEEDAQDLDALTLAKSYFDLKEYDRAAYFLKGCCSQKAYFLYMYSRYLSGEKKKDDETVDSLGPLEKGQVRNEALRELRVELSKKHIAGELDGFTLYLYGVVLRKLDLLKEAVEVFVEAIHALPLHWGAWLELSNLVTNIEMLKSLSLPDCWIKDFFMAHMYTELQMIKEALQKYQNLMEAGFSKSTYIISQIAVAYHNIRDIDQALALFNELREQDPFRIDNMDTFSNLLYVKSMKPELSYLAHNLVEIDKYRVETCCVIGNYYSLRSQHEKAALYFQRALKLNPRCLGAWTLMGHEYMEMKNTSAAIQAYRHAIEVNKRDYRAWYGLGQTYEILKMPFYCLYYYRKAHQLRPNDSRMLVALGESYEKLSQQLEAKKCYWRAYSVGDVEKMALLKLAKLHEQLNEYDDAAQCYMLYIQDIFSCGEQLEHAEVSTALRYLGQYYFKNKLYDEASLCAQRCCDYNDAREEGKALLRQISLVRDQIETPSADLFAPLSNNNTPVRRVSPLNLISFTP from the exons atgaaaatggcGGCTCTCTGTGCTGAGTTTGGGGACCTGGCACAAATCAAGAAACAGCTAATATCTGTGATATCGCTCTGTAAAGAAAGAGGACTTTTACACAGCGCAAAGTG gGCTTCTGAATTGGCTTTCTCGCTGGACCCTCTTCCCAAGGACAAGTTACCTGCCTCACCTCCTTTTACAGAG GAAGATGCACAAGACCTGGATGCACTCACTCTGGCTAAATCGTACTTTGACCTGAAAGAGTATGACCGTGCCGCGTACTTTCTGAAAGGCTGCTGCAGTCAGAAGGCTTATTTCCTCTATATGTACTCTCGCTATCTG TcaggggagaagaagaaggacgaTGAAACTGTGGACAGCCTCG GTCCCCTTGAGAAGGGTCAGGTTCGAAATGAAGCATTGCGAGAACTGAGGGTTGAGCTCAGTAAGAAGCATATTGCAGGAGAGTTGGACGGGTTCACCTTGTACCT gtATGGGGTGGTGCTACGAAAGCTGGATCTACTGAAGGAGGCGGTGGAGGTGTTTGTTGAGGCAATTCATGCACTCCCACTTCACTGGGGAGCCTGGCTGGAGCTGAGTAACCTCGTCACCAACATTGAAATG CTCAAGTCGTTGTCTCTGCCTGACTGCTGGATTAAAGACTTCTTCATGGCCCACATGtacacagagctgcagatgaTCAAAGAAGCGTTACAGAAATATCAGAACCTCATGGAGGCCGGCTTTTCTAAGAGCACCTACATCATCTCGCAGATCGCTGTCGCCTATCACAACATCAGAG ATATCGACCAAGCTTTGGCTTTGTTCAATGAGCTGAGGGAGCAGGATCCGTTTCGCATCGACAACATGGACACATTCTCTAACCTGCTCTATGTCAAA AGCATGAAGCCAGAGTTGAGCTACTTGGCCCACAACCTGGTGGAGATCGACAAGTACAGAGTAGAGACGTGCTGCGTTATTG GTAACTACTACAGTTTACGCTCTCAGCATGAGAAGGCAGCTTTGTACTTTCAGCGGGCCCTCAAACTGAACCCTCGCTGCCTCGGGGCCTGGACCCTCATGGGCCACGAATACATGGAAATGAAAAACACGTCAGCTGCCATCCAGGCCTACAG GCATGCCATAGAAGTCAACAAGCGAGACTACAGAGCCTGGTACGGCCTGGGACAGACATACGAGATCCTGAAGATGCCCTTTTACTGTTTGTACTATTACCGAAAGGCTCATCAGCTCAG gccCAATGACTCTCGCATGTTGGTTGCACTTGGTGAAAGCTACGAAAAGCTGTCGCAGCAGTTGGAAGCCAAGAAG TGTTACTGGAGGGCATACTCTGTCGGGGACGTGGAGAAAATGGCTCTGCTCAAACTGGCAAA GCTCCATGAGCAGCTGAATGAGTACGATGACGCTGCCCAGTGTTACATGCTTTACATCCAGGACATTTTCTCTTGTGGG GAACAACTGGAGCATGCAGAGGTGAGCACAGCCCTGCGGTACCTGGGTCAGTATTATTTCAAGAACAAGCTCTACGATGAGGCGTCTCTCTGCGCGCAACGCTGCTGTG